In Haliaeetus albicilla chromosome 12, bHalAlb1.1, whole genome shotgun sequence, a genomic segment contains:
- the TP53BP1 gene encoding TP53-binding protein 1 isoform X8: MADFKKEQDEELSSLCLNRRTPFHFTLPKEGDVIQPLTSITPPLIGQLKMGPRRHSTPIVDDSCPDSTIATSDVTAEGTMGTNNVTVESAMVSADVSEVCEKGDSPVVPEADAKLSLRMNLVTPENDGSEESMQFSLEKPTASDRKDGSSAAAGAAASSQKASSVFSRVCEVRREDEARGHGLSTSPFRGNLFSFPAPPEDAELQKNPSGWQYQQQKADDSGGQVLIPQRMQQDCHQQPSGAEDGDSVETGIVSTQTEEGRRMQKKPSKAVKIDESQERWANTKNKGIQTMAECLFTPTTVTTATQTSEEICRQVEVGTSMSGQRPGRQDANVQTEESGEKLVNASGEDTDSLHSQGEEEFNLLHPPKGRVQQRHMRTIREVRTVVTRVITDVYYINGAEVERKVVEEAEEPVVECQECETDTSSSRTAVGSSMTSGDLGDVSSFSSKASSLHRTSSGASSGHSATHSGSSSSGRGTGAVKGKVCGTETGEFALPIGRGALGKLSPRKGAGQPASPLRVSQAGALPCEEEEDSMPGTRQGGRVPVTPRGRGRRGRPPSRTTGTRDLAGLPGVEDLSTTASPEEKSFTHPVRLPDGGEKSDTSGFCALRRSDSPEIPLQMVTGPSDCADSSSGSSFVGLRVVAKWSSNGYFYSGMITQDVGAGKYKLLFDDGYECDVLGKDILLCDPIPLETEVTALSEDEYFSAGVVKGHRKESGELYYCIEKEGQRKWYKRMAVILSLEQGNKLREQFGLGPYEPVTPLTKAADISLDNLVEGKRKRRSNLGSPSTSSSSTTPTRKGQESPRIPPGTFSGKRKLVASEDERSPAKRGRKSAIIKPGAVRAGEFVSTCEGVDAVDPPVLEDHHGPLPHNKTLFLGYAFLLTMATPSDKLVNHQKPSDGPTGSSEEEEEFLEITPYDKHYIAQQLRAGAGYILEDFNETQCNAAYQCLLIADQHCRTRKYLLCLARGIPCVSHIWVHDSCHANQLQNYRNYLLPAGYSLQEQKLLEWHPRENPFHNLKVLLVSDQQQNFLDLWSEILMTGGAASVKQHYSNAHNKDIALGVYDVVVTDFSCPVGVLKCAEALRLPVVSQEWVIQSLIAGERVGYSKHPKYKHDYVPH; the protein is encoded by the exons GAACCCCGTTTCATTTTACTTTGCCGAAGGAGGGTGATGTCATTCAGCCCTTGACCAGCATAACGCCACCTCTCATTGGCCAACTTAAAATGGGACCCAGAAGACATAGCACGCCAATTG TGGATGATAGTTGCCCAGACAGCACTATAGCAACTAGTGATGTTACAGCAGAGGGCACAATGGGGACCAACAATGTCACTGTGGAAAGTGCAATGGTATCAGCAGATGTGTCAGAAGTGTGCGAGAAAGGAGATTCTCCTGTGGTTCCTGAGGCTGATGCAAAACTCTCTCTGCGAATGAACCTCGTTACCCCTGAAAATGATGGGAGCGAGGAGTCCATGCAGTTCAGCTTGGAAA AGCCTACAGCCAGTGACAGGAAAGATGgatcctctgctgctgctggggctgctgccag CTCCCAGAAAGCATCATCTGTGTTTAGTCGTGTCTGTGAAGTTCGTCGAGAGGATGAGGCCAGAGGTCATGGTCTTTCCACTTCTCCATTTAG GGGGAATCTGTTCAGTTTTCCTGCCCCACCAGAAGATgctgaattacagaaaaatcCCAGTGGTTGGCAGTACCAGCAACAAAAGGCAGATGACAGTGGTGGACAGGTCCTAATTCCTCAGAGGATGCAGCAGGACTGCCATCAACAACCTTCTGGTGCAGAGGATGGGGACTCTGTGGAGACTGGTATTGTTAGCACTCAGACAGAAGAAGGGAGAAGAATGCAGAAGAAACCAAGTAAGGCTGTTAAAATTGATGAAAGCCAAGAGAGGTGGGCAAACACCAAGAATAAAGGGATTCAGACTATGGCAGAATGTCTTTTTACTCCGACAACTGTTACAACAGCAACACAAACGTCAGAAGAAATCTGTAGGCAGGTGGAAGTGGGAACCAGTATGTCTGGGCAAAGACCTGGGCGACAAGATGCGAATGTCCAAACTGAGGAGAGTGGGGAAAAGCTTGTGAATGCCTCTGGAGAGGACACAGACTCTCTGCACAGTCAG ggagaggaggagttTAACCTTCTTCACCCACCCAAAGGCCGAGTTCAGCAACGCCACATGCGAACTATTCGAGAAGTGCGCACTGTTGTTACACGTGTTATAACAGATGTTTACTACATAAATGGTGCAGAAGTGGAACGAAAGGTAGTTGAG gaAGCTGAGGAGCCTGTAGTGGAGTGCCAGGAGTGTGAGACTGATACATCCTCCTCTAGAACTGCAGTGGGCTCATCAATGACCTCAGGGGACCTTGGTGACGTCAGCTCCTTCTCATCTAAGGCCTCGAGCCTCCACCGTACATCCAGTGGAGCAAGCAGTGGTCACTCTGCCACAcacagtggcagcagcagctcagggcGAGGAACTGGAGCTGTCAAAGGGAAAGTGTGTGGGACAGAAACTGGAGAGTTTGCTTTACCCATTGGCAGAGGCGCCTTAGGAAAATTAAG CCCTAGGAAAGGAGCTGGTCAGCCAGCATCTCCGCTCAGAGTTAGCCAGGCAGGAGCGCTGCCttgtgaggaagaggaggactCTATGCCTGGCACTCGTCAGGGTGGCAGAGTACCTGTGACACCTCGTGGGCGAGGAAGAAGAGGCCGCCCTCCATCTCGAACAACAGGAACAAG AGATTTAGCTGGACTGCCAGGTGTGGAAGATCTCTCAACTacagcatcacctgaggagaAATCATTTACTCATCCGGTTCGCCTGCCAGATGGAGGGGAGAAATCTGACACTTCTGGCTTCTGTGCCTTACGTCGAAGTGACTCTCCAGAAATCCCATTACAAATGGTGACTGGTCCTTCAGACTGTGCAGACTCATCCTCTGGGAGCAGCTTTGTGGGCCTCAGGGTTGTAGCAAAGTGGTCCTCAAATGGGTACTTCTATTCCGGGATGATTACCCAAGATGTTGGGGCAGGAAAGTACAAGCTGCTCTTTGATGATGGATATGAATGTGATGTGCTAGGAAAAGATATTTTACTCTGTGATCCTATCCCGCTGGAGACTGAGGTGACTGCACTCTCAGAGGATGAGTACTTTAGTGCAG GTGTGGTGAAGGGACACCGGAAGGAGTCTGGAGAGCTATACTACTGCATTGAAAAGGAAGGCCAGAGGAAGTGGTACAAACGAATGGCTGTTATCCTGTCTCTGGAACAAGGAAATAAGCTCCGGGAGCAGTTTGGGCTAGGTCCTTATGAACCTGTCACCCCCTTGACCAAAGCAGCTGACATCAGTCTTG ATAATCTTGTGGAGGGGAAGCGGAAGCGACGTAGTAACCTTGGTTCTCCCAgcacttccagcagcagcacaactCCCACTCGTAAAGGGCAGGAGAGTCCGCGCATCCCACCAGGCACAttttctgggaaaaggaaaCTTGTTGCTTCTGAAGATGAGAGATCCCCAGCTAAACGTGGCCGCAAGTCAGCAATAATAAAGCCTG gGGCTGTGAGAGCTGGAGAGTTTGTAAGCACCTGTGAAGGTGTAGATGCTGTAGACCCCCCAGTACTGGAGGATCATCATGGACCCTTGCCTCACAATAAGACCCTCTTTTTGGGCTATGCCTTTCTCCTCACCATGGCAACACCCAGTGACAAATTGGTCAATCACCAGAAGCCATCAGATGGTCCCACAGGGAGtagtgaggaggaagaag AATTTTTAGAGATTACTCCATATGACAAACATTACATAGCACAGCAGCTGCGAGCAGGAGCTGGCTATATTCTGGAAGACTTCAATGAAACCCAG TGTAATGCAGCATATCAGTGTCTTTTAATTGCGGACCAGCATTGTCGAACTCGGAAATACTTGCTGTGCCTTGCCAGAGGGATCCCTTGTGTGTCTCATATCTGGGTCCATGATAGCTGTCATGCTAACCAGCTTCAAAATTACCGGAATTACCTTTTGCCAGCTGGCTATAGCCTCCAGGAGCAAAAATTGCTAGAATG GCACCCACGAGAAAACCCATTCCATAACCTGAAGGTTCTCCTGGTGTCAGACCAGCAGCAGAACTTCCTGGATCTGTGGTCTGAAATCCTCATGACAGGGGGAGCAGCATCTGTTAAACAGCATTACTCAAATGCTCACAACAAAG ATATTGCTTTGGGTGTTTATGATGTGGTGGTGACTGATTTTTCCTGCCCAGTTGGTGTCTTGAAGTGTGCCGAAGCTTTACGGTTGCCTGTTGTCTCGCAAGAGTGGGTGATCCAGAGCCTTATTGCTGGGGAGAGGGTAGGCTACAGCAAGCATCCAAAATATAAACATGACTATGTCCCCCACTAA
- the TP53BP1 gene encoding TP53-binding protein 1 isoform X9, with protein sequence MGPRRHSTPIVDDSCPDSTIATSDVTAEGTMGTNNVTVESAMVSADVSEVCEKGDSPVVPEADAKLSLRMNLVTPENDGSEESMQFSLEKPTASDRKDGSSAAAGAAASSQKASSVFSRVCEVRREDEARGHGLSTSPFRGNLFSFPAPPEDAELQKNPSGWQYQQQKADDSGGQVLIPQRMQQDCHQQPSGAEDGDSVETGIVSTQTEEGRRMQKKPSKAVKIDESQERWANTKNKGIQTMAECLFTPTTVTTATQTSEEICRQVEVGTSMSGQRPGRQDANVQTEESGEKLVNASGEDTDSLHSQGEEEFNLLHPPKGRVQQRHMRTIREVRTVVTRVITDVYYINGAEVERKVVEEAEEPVVECQECETDTSSSRTAVGSSMTSGDLGDVSSFSSKASSLHRTSSGASSGHSATHSGSSSSGRGTGAVKGKVCGTETGEFALPIGRGALGKLSPRKGAGQPASPLRVSQAGALPCEEEEDSMPGTRQGGRVPVTPRGRGRRGRPPSRTTGTRDLAGLPGVEDLSTTASPEEKSFTHPVRLPDGGEKSDTSGFCALRRSDSPEIPLQMVTGPSDCADSSSGSSFVGLRVVAKWSSNGYFYSGMITQDVGAGKYKLLFDDGYECDVLGKDILLCDPIPLETEVTALSEDEYFSAGVVKGHRKESGELYYCIEKEGQRKWYKRMAVILSLEQGNKLREQFGLGPYEPVTPLTKAADISLDNLVEGKRKRRSNLGSPSTSSSSTTPTRKGQESPRIPPGTFSGKRKLVASEDERSPAKRGRKSAIIKPGAVRAGEFVSTCEGVDAVDPPVLEDHHGPLPHNKTLFLGYAFLLTMATPSDKLVNHQKPSDGPTGSSEEEEEFLEITPYDKHYIAQQLRAGAGYILEDFNETQCNAAYQCLLIADQHCRTRKYLLCLARGIPCVSHIWVHDSCHANQLQNYRNYLLPAGYSLQEQKLLEWHPRENPFHNLKVLLVSDQQQNFLDLWSEILMTGGAASVKQHYSNAHNKDIALGVYDVVVTDFSCPVGVLKCAEALRLPVVSQEWVIQSLIAGERVGYSKHPKYKHDYVPH encoded by the exons ATGGGACCCAGAAGACATAGCACGCCAATTG TGGATGATAGTTGCCCAGACAGCACTATAGCAACTAGTGATGTTACAGCAGAGGGCACAATGGGGACCAACAATGTCACTGTGGAAAGTGCAATGGTATCAGCAGATGTGTCAGAAGTGTGCGAGAAAGGAGATTCTCCTGTGGTTCCTGAGGCTGATGCAAAACTCTCTCTGCGAATGAACCTCGTTACCCCTGAAAATGATGGGAGCGAGGAGTCCATGCAGTTCAGCTTGGAAA AGCCTACAGCCAGTGACAGGAAAGATGgatcctctgctgctgctggggctgctgccag CTCCCAGAAAGCATCATCTGTGTTTAGTCGTGTCTGTGAAGTTCGTCGAGAGGATGAGGCCAGAGGTCATGGTCTTTCCACTTCTCCATTTAG GGGGAATCTGTTCAGTTTTCCTGCCCCACCAGAAGATgctgaattacagaaaaatcCCAGTGGTTGGCAGTACCAGCAACAAAAGGCAGATGACAGTGGTGGACAGGTCCTAATTCCTCAGAGGATGCAGCAGGACTGCCATCAACAACCTTCTGGTGCAGAGGATGGGGACTCTGTGGAGACTGGTATTGTTAGCACTCAGACAGAAGAAGGGAGAAGAATGCAGAAGAAACCAAGTAAGGCTGTTAAAATTGATGAAAGCCAAGAGAGGTGGGCAAACACCAAGAATAAAGGGATTCAGACTATGGCAGAATGTCTTTTTACTCCGACAACTGTTACAACAGCAACACAAACGTCAGAAGAAATCTGTAGGCAGGTGGAAGTGGGAACCAGTATGTCTGGGCAAAGACCTGGGCGACAAGATGCGAATGTCCAAACTGAGGAGAGTGGGGAAAAGCTTGTGAATGCCTCTGGAGAGGACACAGACTCTCTGCACAGTCAG ggagaggaggagttTAACCTTCTTCACCCACCCAAAGGCCGAGTTCAGCAACGCCACATGCGAACTATTCGAGAAGTGCGCACTGTTGTTACACGTGTTATAACAGATGTTTACTACATAAATGGTGCAGAAGTGGAACGAAAGGTAGTTGAG gaAGCTGAGGAGCCTGTAGTGGAGTGCCAGGAGTGTGAGACTGATACATCCTCCTCTAGAACTGCAGTGGGCTCATCAATGACCTCAGGGGACCTTGGTGACGTCAGCTCCTTCTCATCTAAGGCCTCGAGCCTCCACCGTACATCCAGTGGAGCAAGCAGTGGTCACTCTGCCACAcacagtggcagcagcagctcagggcGAGGAACTGGAGCTGTCAAAGGGAAAGTGTGTGGGACAGAAACTGGAGAGTTTGCTTTACCCATTGGCAGAGGCGCCTTAGGAAAATTAAG CCCTAGGAAAGGAGCTGGTCAGCCAGCATCTCCGCTCAGAGTTAGCCAGGCAGGAGCGCTGCCttgtgaggaagaggaggactCTATGCCTGGCACTCGTCAGGGTGGCAGAGTACCTGTGACACCTCGTGGGCGAGGAAGAAGAGGCCGCCCTCCATCTCGAACAACAGGAACAAG AGATTTAGCTGGACTGCCAGGTGTGGAAGATCTCTCAACTacagcatcacctgaggagaAATCATTTACTCATCCGGTTCGCCTGCCAGATGGAGGGGAGAAATCTGACACTTCTGGCTTCTGTGCCTTACGTCGAAGTGACTCTCCAGAAATCCCATTACAAATGGTGACTGGTCCTTCAGACTGTGCAGACTCATCCTCTGGGAGCAGCTTTGTGGGCCTCAGGGTTGTAGCAAAGTGGTCCTCAAATGGGTACTTCTATTCCGGGATGATTACCCAAGATGTTGGGGCAGGAAAGTACAAGCTGCTCTTTGATGATGGATATGAATGTGATGTGCTAGGAAAAGATATTTTACTCTGTGATCCTATCCCGCTGGAGACTGAGGTGACTGCACTCTCAGAGGATGAGTACTTTAGTGCAG GTGTGGTGAAGGGACACCGGAAGGAGTCTGGAGAGCTATACTACTGCATTGAAAAGGAAGGCCAGAGGAAGTGGTACAAACGAATGGCTGTTATCCTGTCTCTGGAACAAGGAAATAAGCTCCGGGAGCAGTTTGGGCTAGGTCCTTATGAACCTGTCACCCCCTTGACCAAAGCAGCTGACATCAGTCTTG ATAATCTTGTGGAGGGGAAGCGGAAGCGACGTAGTAACCTTGGTTCTCCCAgcacttccagcagcagcacaactCCCACTCGTAAAGGGCAGGAGAGTCCGCGCATCCCACCAGGCACAttttctgggaaaaggaaaCTTGTTGCTTCTGAAGATGAGAGATCCCCAGCTAAACGTGGCCGCAAGTCAGCAATAATAAAGCCTG gGGCTGTGAGAGCTGGAGAGTTTGTAAGCACCTGTGAAGGTGTAGATGCTGTAGACCCCCCAGTACTGGAGGATCATCATGGACCCTTGCCTCACAATAAGACCCTCTTTTTGGGCTATGCCTTTCTCCTCACCATGGCAACACCCAGTGACAAATTGGTCAATCACCAGAAGCCATCAGATGGTCCCACAGGGAGtagtgaggaggaagaag AATTTTTAGAGATTACTCCATATGACAAACATTACATAGCACAGCAGCTGCGAGCAGGAGCTGGCTATATTCTGGAAGACTTCAATGAAACCCAG TGTAATGCAGCATATCAGTGTCTTTTAATTGCGGACCAGCATTGTCGAACTCGGAAATACTTGCTGTGCCTTGCCAGAGGGATCCCTTGTGTGTCTCATATCTGGGTCCATGATAGCTGTCATGCTAACCAGCTTCAAAATTACCGGAATTACCTTTTGCCAGCTGGCTATAGCCTCCAGGAGCAAAAATTGCTAGAATG GCACCCACGAGAAAACCCATTCCATAACCTGAAGGTTCTCCTGGTGTCAGACCAGCAGCAGAACTTCCTGGATCTGTGGTCTGAAATCCTCATGACAGGGGGAGCAGCATCTGTTAAACAGCATTACTCAAATGCTCACAACAAAG ATATTGCTTTGGGTGTTTATGATGTGGTGGTGACTGATTTTTCCTGCCCAGTTGGTGTCTTGAAGTGTGCCGAAGCTTTACGGTTGCCTGTTGTCTCGCAAGAGTGGGTGATCCAGAGCCTTATTGCTGGGGAGAGGGTAGGCTACAGCAAGCATCCAAAATATAAACATGACTATGTCCCCCACTAA
- the TUBGCP4 gene encoding gamma-tubulin complex component 4 has translation MIHELLLALSGYPGAAFTWSKRGGLQVSQELPFLHPSETSVLNRLCRLGTDYIRFAEFVEQYTGHVQQQDHHPSQQNQSGLHGIYLRAFCTGLDSVLQPYRQALLDLEQEFLADPHLSISHVNYSLDQFQLLFPSVMVMVEQIKTQKIHGCQILETVHKHSCGGLPPVRSALEKILAVCHGVMYKQLSAWMLHGLLLDQHEEFFIKQGPSSGNVPSQPEEDDDDLGIGGLTGKQLRELQDLRLIEEENMLAPSLKQFSLRVEMLPSYIPVRVAEKILFVGESVQMFENQNVNLTRKGSILKNQEDTFAAELHRLKQQPLFSLVDFESVVDWIRSTVAEHLWKLMVEESDLLGQLKIIKDFYLLGRGELFQAFIDTAQHMLKTPPTAVTEHDVNVAFQQSAHKVLLDDDNLLPLLHLTIEYHGKEHKDTSQTREGPSRELSPREAPASGWAALGLSYKVQWPLHILFTPAVLEKYNVVFKYLLSVRRVQAELQHCWALQMQRKHLKSNRTDAIKWRLRDHMAFLVDNLQYYLQVDVLESQFSQLLQQINATRDFESIRLAHDHFLSNLLAQSFILLKPVFHCLNEILDLCHSFCSLVSQNLGPLDERGAAQLSILVKGFSRQSSLLFKILSSVRNHQINSDLAQLLLRLDYNKYYTQAGGTLGSFGV, from the exons ATGATCCACGAGCTGCTGCTGGCGCTGAGCGGGTACCCGGGGGCGGCCTTCACCTGGAGCAAGCGCGGCGGCCTGCAG GTCTCTCAGGAACTGCCGTTCCTGCACCCCAGCGAGACCAGCGTCctgaacaggctctgccgccTCGGCACCGACTACATCCGCTTCGCCGAATTCGTGGAGCAGTACACGGGACACGTACAGCAGCAg GACCATCATCCGTCTCAGCAAAACCAGAGTGGATTACATGGCATTTATTTGCGAGCCTTCTGCACAGGTCTTGATTCAGTGCTGCAGCCATATCGACAGGCACTACTTGACCTCGAACAAGAG TTTCTGGCCGACCCACATCTTTCCATCTCACATGTTAATTACTCCTTGGACCAG TTTCAGTTACTTTTCCCCTCTGTGATGGTCATGGTGGAACAGATCAAGACTCAGAAG attCATGGATGTCAGATATTGGAGACAGTCCACAAACATAGCTGTGGGGGGTTGCCTCCAGTTCGCAGTGCTCTTGAAAA GATTCTGGCTGTGTGTCATGGAGTCATGTATAAGCAGCTCTCTGCCTGGATGCTGCATGGATTGCTACTAGACCAACATGAAGAGTTCTTTATCAAACAGGGCCCCTCTTCTGGGAATGTCCCTAGCCAACCtgaagaagatgatgatgaCCTAGGAATTGGGGGACTTACAGGAAAACAGCTACGAGAACTGCAGGACCTG CGCTTGATTGAGGAGGAGAACATGTTAGCTCCATctctaaaacagttttctctgCGAGTAGAAATGCTGCCTTCATACATTCCTGTGCGGGTGGCTGAGAAAATCCTCTTTGTGGGTGAATCTGTGCAGATGTTTGAGAATCAAAACGTTAACCTGACCAGAAAAG GCTCCATCCTAAAAAACCAGGAGGACACTTTTGCAGCAGAGCTACATCGACTCAAGCAGCAACCGCTCTTTAGTTTGGTGGACTTTGAATCAGTGGTTGACTGGATACGGAGCACTGTTGCTGAG CATCTTTGGAAACTGATGGTGGAGGAATCAGATTTACTAGGACAACTGAAG ATTATAAAAGACTTTTACCTTTTGGGAAGAGGTGAGCTGTTTCAGGCCTTCATTGACACTGCACAGCATATGTTAAAAACACCACCTACGGCTGTAACTGAACATG ATGTCAACGTTGCATTTCAACAGTCTGCTCATAAGGTGCTGTTAGATGATGACAACCTTCTTCCCCTGCTTCACTTAACCATTGAGTATCATGGAAAGGAGCATAAAG atacttCTCAGACTCGTGAAGGGCCTTCCCGGGAGTTATCTCCACGTGAAGCCCCTGCATCTGGATGGGCAGCTCTGGGCCTTTCTTACAAAGTTCAATGGCCACTACACATTCTCTTTACTCCTGCTGTTCTGGAGAA GTACAATGTTGTGTTCAAATACCTCCTGAGTGTGCGACGAGTCCAGGCTGAACTACAGCACTGTTGGGCTCTCCAGATGCAACGCAAACACCTGAAATCTAACAGAACTGATGCCATCAAGTGGCGTCTGAGGGATCACATGGCTTTCCTCGTGGACAATCTTCAGTATTATCTGCAG GTGGATGTACTGGAATCTCAGTTCTCACAGCTTCTGCAGCAGATAAATGCCACACGAGATTTTGAGAGTATACGGTTGGCTCATGATCATTTCTTAAGTAACCTCTTGGCTCAGTCTTTCATCCTCCTAAAACCT GTTTTCCACTGCTTAAATGAAATTCTGGATCTTTGTCACAGTTTTTGTTCTCTGGTCAGTCAGAATCTGGGCCCATTAGATGAACGGGGAGCTGCACAACTCAGTATTTTGGTGAAG GGATTCAGTCGTCAGTCATCACTTCTCTTCAAGATTCTCTCTAGTGTTCGCAACCATCAGATAAACTCTGACTTAGCTCAACTGCTGCTACGCTTGGATTATAACAAATACTACACCCAGGCTGGAGGAACCTTGGGCAG TTTTGGGGTTTAA